One genomic segment of Paenibacillus xylanexedens includes these proteins:
- a CDS encoding ABC transporter substrate-binding protein — translation MMITKKWVTLFCLSLLLFATACSGGASDKPASSGEASENEGDSSGKIELRMTWWGSQTRHDLTTKVIQLFEEKHPGITIKPEYSGWDGYFDKLTTQVAGSNAPDIIQMDYAFLTDFARRGALLDLTPFAESKELRTEDHDQSMITAGSIDDKLYAITLGVNAPGVIYDATVFQELGIEEPQESWTWKDFGDIATKIAAAKGEGFYGSADISGTTNMFEVFIRQSGKGLFDGGTMTATSEELQQWFDMWSALRENGGVTTAEITASTTNALETRPISLGTAAMDFAWSNQLLTFQQVNKNQDHKLGIQVLPHGVGEKQIGEYLKPGQFLSGYGKTKHPKEVAMFIDFMVNDPEATAILGSERGVPVNSSIREQMQPTLPEAEQTIFQFIDTVSKNSSEIDPPYPQGFAEVDTSFKSASEQIAFGQGNTPDVIAQFIEGAKATLGSSQ, via the coding sequence ATGATGATTACAAAAAAGTGGGTAACCCTGTTCTGCCTGTCCCTGTTATTGTTCGCTACAGCCTGTTCGGGAGGGGCCTCCGATAAGCCGGCTTCTTCTGGTGAAGCAAGTGAAAATGAAGGAGACTCTTCAGGCAAGATTGAACTGCGCATGACTTGGTGGGGATCACAGACCAGACATGATCTGACGACCAAAGTGATCCAATTGTTTGAAGAGAAACATCCGGGAATCACCATTAAGCCTGAATATTCCGGTTGGGACGGTTACTTTGACAAGTTGACTACACAGGTAGCTGGTTCAAATGCACCAGATATCATCCAGATGGATTACGCCTTTTTGACTGACTTTGCCCGGCGTGGTGCCTTGCTTGACCTGACTCCGTTTGCAGAGAGTAAAGAGCTGCGGACAGAGGATCATGATCAGAGCATGATTACAGCCGGATCAATTGACGATAAATTATATGCGATTACCCTCGGAGTTAACGCACCAGGTGTCATATATGACGCCACCGTATTTCAGGAATTAGGTATCGAAGAACCACAAGAGAGTTGGACATGGAAGGATTTTGGGGATATTGCGACCAAGATCGCCGCAGCCAAAGGTGAGGGGTTCTATGGATCTGCAGACATTTCCGGTACAACGAACATGTTTGAAGTGTTTATTCGGCAATCCGGGAAAGGATTGTTTGATGGTGGCACAATGACCGCTACCAGCGAGGAGCTTCAGCAATGGTTCGATATGTGGAGCGCACTACGCGAGAATGGTGGAGTGACTACAGCGGAGATAACGGCATCCACAACCAATGCGCTGGAGACACGACCGATCTCACTGGGCACAGCCGCCATGGACTTTGCATGGTCCAATCAATTGCTGACATTCCAGCAGGTGAACAAAAACCAGGATCATAAGCTTGGCATACAAGTTCTTCCGCATGGTGTAGGTGAAAAGCAAATCGGTGAATACCTGAAACCAGGCCAGTTCCTCTCCGGTTATGGCAAAACCAAACATCCGAAGGAAGTTGCCATGTTCATTGATTTCATGGTTAACGATCCAGAAGCAACCGCTATTCTTGGTTCTGAACGTGGTGTGCCGGTTAACTCAAGCATTCGTGAACAGATGCAGCCTACGCTGCCGGAAGCGGAGCAAACCATTTTCCAATTTATTGATACTGTATCGAAGAACTCCAGCGAGATTGACCCACCATACCCGCAAGGATTTGCTGAAGTGGACACAAGTTTCAAAAGCGCAAGCGAGCAAATCGCCTTCGGTCAAGGCAATACTCCAGATGTCATTGCCCAGTTTATTGAAGGAGCCAAGGCTACGCTTGGATCGAGTCAATAA
- a CDS encoding carbohydrate ABC transporter permease, which translates to MTTSQVSQARIERVTTRRVKRRYAHNGAALLFLAPWLVGLLFLTLGPMLVSLYISFTDYSILAAPSWVGLDNYTTMFTSDKLFTQSLKVTFTYVAVSVPVKLIFALLVALLLNKGIRGLGIYRTVYYIPTLLGGSVAIAMLWRKMLGGDGLLNSVLAMVGIKAPDWVANPKYALYSIVLLSVWQFGSSMIIFLAGLKQIPPEYDEASAVDGAGPLRRFFYITLPILSPVIFFNLVMQLITSFQSFTQAFVISNGSGGPVNSTLMYSLYLYKKGFSFFQMGYASAMAWVLVILIGVFTLLVFRSSKLWVHYEDGGKS; encoded by the coding sequence ATGACGACATCACAGGTCAGTCAAGCCCGAATCGAGCGTGTAACTACCCGGCGGGTCAAACGAAGATATGCGCATAATGGAGCCGCACTTCTATTTCTCGCCCCTTGGCTTGTCGGATTGTTATTTCTCACCTTAGGTCCAATGTTGGTATCCTTGTACATTTCGTTCACCGATTACAGTATCCTGGCCGCCCCTTCCTGGGTCGGTCTGGACAACTACACCACGATGTTTACATCGGATAAACTGTTCACTCAGTCGCTCAAAGTCACATTCACGTATGTCGCTGTATCCGTACCGGTCAAATTGATTTTCGCGCTGCTGGTAGCGCTGTTGCTCAACAAAGGGATTCGAGGATTAGGTATTTATCGGACAGTGTATTACATCCCGACATTGCTTGGAGGTAGCGTGGCGATTGCGATGTTGTGGCGTAAAATGCTGGGTGGGGACGGGCTACTCAATAGTGTTCTTGCCATGGTAGGCATTAAAGCGCCCGATTGGGTAGCGAATCCGAAATATGCTCTGTACTCCATTGTCCTGTTATCCGTGTGGCAGTTCGGATCGTCGATGATTATTTTCCTGGCAGGCCTGAAGCAGATTCCACCCGAGTATGATGAAGCCTCAGCGGTAGATGGTGCAGGCCCTCTGCGGAGATTCTTCTATATAACGTTGCCAATTCTGTCACCCGTTATCTTCTTCAATCTCGTCATGCAGCTGATTACGTCCTTTCAATCGTTCACACAGGCTTTTGTCATCAGTAACGGTAGCGGAGGGCCAGTGAACTCAACCTTAATGTACTCTCTGTATCTGTACAAAAAAGGATTCTCATTCTTTCAGATGGGTTATGCTTCTGCGATGGCCTGGGTGCTGGTCATCCTGATTGGCGTATTTACATTGCTCGTATTCCGCAGCAGCAAGCTGTGGGTGCACTATGAGGATGGTGGGAAATCATGA
- a CDS encoding glycoside hydrolase family 88/105 protein: protein MTTYFSEPQSMYYRFGEDQDQVLKVLAERYIGANAQADFVYRVFQKSGILQNEKGLYDLNLGKRFPDASKDHISYAAALVWGDEDRNLDVLVRCYGPVRFYFNEQMVYRSTVMDEISPDATVKLSIDIKPGWNTIWLEMKNTPAGFGCQFGSDEGKVRILNVFAPFQERQGQAGWVFSQPNPAASKQPDLLGKESDYSLNWLPETGWSDEDKTKPAFERIYGHLPGRHAYAWTHLNNNDSTGNAVRLSGQSSGSLSIWISGKPVAQVKEAGPFEVDVPVPFGRNDLLVRSEYDDTAGPWHFNLNATVSGKPLSLELPQRVHGANGESWLYVGPFESEVEPDLQDLTRTDRVYQTGKGQTYWRLDRPDAWIRPYYENAMLSNKWTVGSVTNYGRWDYPLGVTVYGLLRTGRYLQRPDITRYAAEHVQACTQMYEYSLWDREQYGFPAVNQQLVMLKMLDNCGSFGSAMLEAYSECHEPTFLPIAERIADFMLSRLERQEDGAFYRTCVGEYAENTMWADDLYMSTPFLVRYARVTGNSAALDEAARQFSLYRKYLFMPEFKIMSHVYDFKYGQATQIPWGRGNGWTLFSLTEVLEALPTEHPERPALIDFFNELCEGYAALQGESGLWHQVLNVPQTYEEASCTAMFAYGFARGVRFGWFKDPEVYVTAAERAWKGLICKAIDRQGSVHGVCSGSRYAFTAEYYDQDLRTVTNDNHGIGIMMLAGTEVAKMKKHLAEHRVSSPAVSHS from the coding sequence ATGACGACCTATTTCAGTGAACCACAGAGCATGTATTACCGATTTGGAGAAGATCAGGATCAGGTGTTGAAGGTACTGGCCGAGAGGTATATTGGAGCCAATGCGCAGGCTGATTTTGTATATCGGGTATTCCAGAAGTCTGGTATTTTGCAAAATGAAAAAGGGCTTTATGATCTGAATTTAGGTAAACGCTTTCCTGATGCATCTAAAGACCATATATCCTACGCAGCTGCACTGGTTTGGGGGGACGAGGACCGAAACCTGGATGTACTGGTCCGCTGTTATGGGCCTGTTCGTTTCTATTTCAATGAGCAGATGGTCTATCGCTCAACCGTAATGGATGAGATTAGTCCAGACGCAACAGTGAAGCTCAGCATCGATATCAAGCCTGGATGGAACACCATTTGGCTGGAAATGAAAAACACCCCTGCCGGATTTGGCTGCCAATTTGGGTCAGATGAAGGTAAAGTGCGTATTCTGAACGTATTTGCGCCGTTTCAGGAGAGACAGGGACAAGCAGGGTGGGTGTTCTCCCAACCGAACCCGGCTGCGAGTAAGCAACCGGACCTACTTGGAAAAGAATCAGACTATAGCTTGAACTGGCTGCCTGAGACAGGCTGGTCTGATGAAGATAAAACCAAGCCAGCTTTCGAACGAATATACGGGCATCTTCCTGGTCGGCATGCTTATGCTTGGACTCATCTGAATAATAACGATTCAACCGGGAATGCGGTGCGATTGTCAGGTCAATCCTCCGGTTCTCTAAGTATATGGATTAGCGGCAAGCCTGTGGCGCAAGTGAAGGAAGCGGGTCCGTTCGAGGTGGATGTACCAGTCCCGTTTGGACGGAATGACCTGCTTGTCCGAAGTGAATATGACGATACGGCGGGACCTTGGCATTTTAATTTGAACGCAACCGTGTCGGGCAAGCCGCTCTCACTGGAACTTCCTCAGCGTGTGCACGGAGCTAATGGAGAGTCTTGGTTATATGTTGGCCCTTTTGAGTCGGAGGTTGAACCCGATTTGCAGGATCTGACTCGAACGGACCGAGTGTATCAAACGGGGAAAGGACAGACATATTGGCGCTTAGATCGACCGGATGCTTGGATCAGACCTTATTATGAGAACGCGATGTTAAGCAACAAATGGACAGTGGGCAGTGTGACCAATTATGGTCGCTGGGATTATCCATTGGGTGTCACTGTATATGGTCTATTACGGACGGGGCGTTATTTGCAAAGACCGGACATTACACGTTATGCGGCTGAGCATGTGCAGGCATGTACCCAGATGTATGAATACTCCTTATGGGATCGGGAGCAGTATGGTTTCCCGGCAGTCAATCAACAATTGGTCATGCTGAAAATGCTGGATAACTGTGGTTCTTTTGGTTCGGCCATGCTAGAAGCGTATTCAGAGTGTCATGAACCAACGTTTCTTCCGATTGCTGAACGGATTGCAGATTTCATGCTTTCCCGCCTGGAACGGCAGGAGGATGGTGCATTTTATCGCACATGTGTAGGGGAGTATGCCGAGAATACCATGTGGGCAGATGACCTCTATATGAGCACGCCGTTTCTCGTTCGTTATGCACGGGTGACAGGCAACTCAGCCGCATTGGATGAAGCCGCCAGACAATTTTCACTGTATCGGAAGTATCTGTTTATGCCTGAGTTCAAGATCATGTCCCATGTGTATGATTTCAAATACGGACAGGCAACGCAGATTCCATGGGGACGGGGAAATGGCTGGACACTGTTTTCCTTGACAGAGGTATTGGAAGCTTTGCCAACAGAGCATCCCGAGCGCCCAGCCTTAATAGATTTCTTCAATGAGCTGTGTGAGGGGTACGCAGCGCTTCAAGGGGAAAGCGGGTTGTGGCATCAGGTGTTGAATGTTCCGCAGACGTATGAAGAAGCCTCCTGCACGGCGATGTTTGCCTATGGTTTTGCGAGAGGTGTACGCTTTGGCTGGTTCAAAGACCCTGAAGTTTACGTCACAGCTGCCGAGCGGGCTTGGAAGGGACTTATCTGCAAAGCCATTGATCGTCAAGGGAGTGTGCATGGCGTGTGTAGCGGATCACGATATGCGTTTACGGCAGAGTATTATGATCAGGACTTGCGTACCGTTACCAATGACAATCACGGAATAGGCATTATGATGCTGGCAGGAACTGAAGTAGCAAAAATGAAGAAACATCTGGCTGAACACAGGGTGTCTTCACCTGCCGTCTCACATTCCTGA